AAATTCTTCGCAACTACTCAGGTTATCAGGTTCACGGTTCAGGGTTCACGGTTATCTTTTCCTTAATCTTCATGCTTTTTCAAGGCTATGCCAGTGCCGTATCAGAGGCCATGCCTATCAGACGGCCAACCGTTGAACCGTTTCCGCCGGAGGCGGATCCGCCGGGTTGTTTGGCGGAAAACCGCTGAACCGTGAACCTGAGTAGCTACAATTCTCCTTATTCAGAAATAAAGCGCTTTTCTTTCATTATCTCAAGCAGTTTTTCCACCGCCTGATGAGCGGAACCATGCGTCATCTGCGCCTTGCCTTTCAGCGGCGGCGGATAAATTTTGTTTACCTGCGTGGGCGAGCCTTTAAGGCCAAGGTAGCGCTCTTCGGCCCCGATATCCTCGGCCGACCAGACCTGGTAAGGTTTAGCCTGCGCCGCGTGGATCTCCCGGAAGGAGGGATATTTGGGCGCGTAGTCATTAGGCATTATCATGGTAAAAAGCGCGGGAGGCTTTACTTCAACCATTTCATAACCGCTGTCAATGAGCTTTTTTACGATAAACTTTTTCCCATCCAGGTCAATATGTTCGCAAAAAGTCACCTGCGCTATTCCGAGCTGCTGCGCCACGCCCGGCCCCACCTGCGCGGTGTCGCCGTCTATGGCCTGCATGCCGCATAAAATAAGGTCAAGCTTGCCCGCTTTTTTGGCCGCGCGGGACAACGCGTAAGAAGTGGCCCAGGTATCGGAACCGGCAAACGCCCTGTCGGAAAGCAATATCCCCTCGTCGGCGCCAAGAGCAAGAGCCAGCTGCACCACGCTTTTTGCCTGCGGCGGCCCCATTGAAATAACCGTGACCCTGAAATTGTGCTTTTTTTTAAGCTCAAGCGCGCTTTGCAGCGCGAAATGGTCGTAGGGATTTATTATGCTGGGTACGCCGGCCCTTATAAGAGTGCCGGTTTCAGGATTTATTTTTACTTCGGTGGTATCAGGCACCTGCTTGATAAAAACGGCGATGTGCATGTTGATCTCCTTGATAAATCTAATTCGTTAGCGAATAGGGGTTAGCGAATAGCGAATAGGGAAGGAGTTCCTTATTGCCGTCTCAATCTGCAGCGTGCATTTGCTATTCGCTATTCTCTGTTCGCTATTCGCTGCTGTTGTGCTATTCGCTTCTTCACTATTCGCTGCTCTTAGCGCGCCTTGAACGTCTGCTTCAGTTTCGCGGCTACAAGGTCCATGTCCGCCGTAAGGCCTTTTTGAACGGCGGCGGCGCCCGCGAAGTCAACCGATAGATTAGAAACGCCCTCTACGGAACCTAAAACCAGCGCCGCGCCCTCCGTAGTGATCGTAAGCGCGGCCTCTCTCGCAAAAATACGGGCCATGGCCTGCCAGCCCTGAACGTCAAAGCGCACAGACTCGGTGTATTGCTCTTTGGCGGCCGCGCCGGAAAAGACATACGCCGACTCGGCCATAGCTATAAGCCTGCCCAGCTTGAAGGTTACATGCTGGTGGCGGGTTAGCTTGTGCAGGCGGCACTCTTCAAGCAAAGCCGCAAGCGAGCGCAGCGAAAGTGCGCAGGCGTCCGCTCCCACACTGGCATTATCCGCGTGTAAAGCGTCCATTTTATCGGCCAGATCCAGATAATACCGGCCCCGGGTTTTCAGATGTTCCTGCCAGCGGCCCCGGTAAATGGTCATTTCCAGCACTTCGCTGGTGCCTTCATAGATACAGGTTATTTTAACATCCCGCTTTATCTTTTCAACCGGGAAATCGCGGGTGTAGCCGTACCCCCCGAGGGCCTGTATGGCGTCTTCGGCCGCCTTATTTCCTGACTCTGTGGCGAAATATTTGGCGACCGCGCCCTCGGTCTGCAGGCCATGTTCGCCTGAGTCAAGGCGGTTCGCCGTTTCCTCTATGTAGGCGCGGGCGGCCTCAAGCCTTACGATGTTCGGCACCAGGAATTTGTGGGTATAGCCCTGCTTATCTGAAAGCGGGCCGCCGGCCTGTATCCTCTGCTGACTGTAACGCGCGGCTATTTCAATGGCTTCCAGGCCCGCCCCAAGGCCGAAAGCCGCCACCATAAGCCGGGTGTAGCCGAAAACAGCCTGCGCCTGTAAAAGACCTTTGCCTTCTTCAAGGCCTATAAGATTTTCAATCGGGACATAAACATTGTCAAGTGAAAGCCCCGCTGTATTTGAAAGCCGTATACCGTGCTTGTCTTCATGTTTGTTGGGTGAAAAACCTTCCATGTTCCGCTCAACTATAAACCAGCACGGGCCGCCCGGCGCAAGAGCAAGCACGGTGTAGAGATCGGCCACCCCTCCGTTCGAGATCCATTGCTTGGCACCGGTCAGATGGTATCCGGCGAGCTTGCCGTTTTTCACCACATGCTCGGCCCTTGTTTTTAAGTTAACCAGGTCGGAGCCGGCGTCCGGCTCGGTGGCGGCGTACGCCACAAGCAGCCTTTCCTCCGCTATTTTTTTAAGCCATTTTTCTTTCTGCTCCTCGGTTCCGCCCACATTAAGCGGGTCGGTGCCCAGAAAAGTGGCGAACACCGAGGTGGCAATGCCGAGGTCTATGTGCGCCAGCGCCTCGCAAAAGCGATAAATGTCGTAAGTGCCGCCGGAAACCCCTCCGTACTTGACGGGGATCATCAGCAAATGCACGCCCAAGATCGCGGGGTCGGTCATCTCTTTTAAGATTTCGGCCGGGAACTCGTTATCGGCGTCATGTTGGCGTATGAAGTCATAGGGCAGACGCCTTTTAGCGTAATCACGCAGACTGTCCAGCATCAGGTTCCTTGAAATAGTGTCCATGCTAGGCATTTAAATCTCCTTGCAAAATCCAATCGTCAGGGTATAGGGGTTAGCGAATAACGAAAAAGTAAATAGTAAGAAAGCAAATAGCAAATAGTAACAGCCAGAGAGGTTTATTTTCATTGTCAAAGCAGTCTCATTTTTCCCACTATTTGCTATCTTACTATTTGCTATTTGCTTCTTCTCTATTCGCTGCCGTTATATAACCTTTAACTTCTCTCACCAGTTTTTCGCCGTAAGATTTGTCTTCCAAACCTTCAGTGTTTATAAAAACGTTTTCGGCGACACAGCGGATAGCCGCCTCAAGCAGGTAGCGGGCGCTTCTGTAGTCCGATACCACCTGCGGCGACACAGCGCCTGAACAAACTTCAAGCCCCGCCAGGGCCTCCGAGGCCAGGCGCGCCGTCTTAAGCGGAACCTCGGCCGCGTACTTAAGAGCGGCCTGCATTTTGGCTTTGCGCGCCGGATCGTCCTTTGGCAGTTTCATGGCGGCCATGAAAACGTCAAAAGAAGCCGAATCCTCGCTTACGCAATTCTGCAGGGCTGCCTTATATTCGCCAAGCTTCTCCCGCAAGGCGTTCAGGGCGGGTTTCTTGGCCTCATCCAGCTTTTTCCCGCGCAAAGTTATACCCAGCGCCATCTGGCCGAGAGCGCAGCCCATGGCCCCGCTGACCGCGCCGGCTGACCCCCCGCCCGGAGTGGGGTCGGTATTCGCCAGCGCATCCACAAAAAGACCGGCGCCCGACTGCCAGGAGCTTAGAAGTTTTAAAAGCTTGGTTTCCAGCACCTGGGTATCCTTGCTGAAATCTTTGACATTAAGGGTCTCAACGGCATAGTCGGTAATGGCTTCCTGCGTGGTAAGGCCTATAAGTTCTGTGCCGGTAACCGCTATATTTTTCGGGGCCAGATCCTTGGCCATTTCATCCATTACGCGCTTTATGGAAGTGGTCCGGTAATCCGTAAGCACGGTTGAAATTTGCACCTGTCCCTTGGATTCCAGAAAAATCTCCTTGGCGCGGAGCGCCGGCAGGCCGCCGCCGGAAGTGCGGATCTTTTTTGCCAGAACTTTGGCAAAATCCATATCGGTAGTGGCGAGGTTTACATTGAAATTGACTATCTGGTTTCGGGCGCCCACGGCCATTGCGCCGGCGGTGGGATGTATTTTATCAGGTCCGAAATCCGGCACGCGGTCCGGATTTTTACCTATTTCTTCGCGCAGGCCCTCAAATTGCCCCTTGCGCACCTTGGCCAGATCCCTCCGGTTTTCATTGCGGGCGGCCCTGTCATAGAGATACACCGGTATGTTCAATTCCCTGCCTATGCGCTCACCAGCGATTTCAGCCAGCTTTACGCATTCCTCCAATGTGGAGTCCATGATGGGAATGAACGGCGCCACGTCAGTGGCCCCCATTCGGGGGTGTTCGCCTTTGTGATGGTTCAGATCTATCAGGCCCGCGGCCTTTTTAGTAACGGCAAACATAGCATCGGCGGCGGTTTCAAGAGGGGCTATAAAAGTGAGCACCGTGCGGTTGTGGTCGGCGTCTTTTTCCACGTCCAGCACAAGCACGCCCGGCACGGACCTGGCGGCATCCACGATCTGGTTTATCTTCTCAATGTCCCTGCCCTCGCTGAAATTAGGCACACACTCGACGAATTTACCCATACTGCCTCCAATATCTGCCCCGCTCTTTTGGTGCACAACTCCGGGTTCTATAACCAAAGTGTTGCCCTATAAGCCTTGTGTTGCGGCCAAAAGGGCGGGGCCTGCGTAGGTACCGGAACAAGTCAGCGCTGAAGTTTTCCGCTCTCTTCCACTTCAGAACTTCAGCTCTAACTCACAGACAGCCCCAAAAAAGCCGGAAGACGCCTTCATACGGCGCGCTATATAAAACTATATTATTAAAATTATACTAATTTTAGGAAACCGGTTAGCCCAGAAAACCGGTTTTATCGCGAGCCCTTTAGGAGTTCCCGGTAATAGGCCAGTGTACGCGCGCCCATTATTTCAACGGTAAATTTTTCCCGCACCAGCGCGACGGAGTTTTTGGAAAGTTCGGCGCGCAGCGCTTCGTTTTTAAGCAGAGTTTCCAGCCGGTCGGCAAGGGCGCCGGCGTCGCCGGGAGGGAAGAGCAGACCGGTAACTCCGTCCTTTACTATTTCAGAATTCCCGGAAATATCACTGGCGGCGGCCGGAACTCCCATGGCCAGCGACTCCCTTATGCTGCCGCTCAGCGCTTCGCCTTTCACAGCCGCGTTCACGCTTACCGAAGCGAC
This is a stretch of genomic DNA from Elusimicrobiota bacterium. It encodes these proteins:
- the ftcD gene encoding glutamate formimidoyltransferase translates to MGKFVECVPNFSEGRDIEKINQIVDAARSVPGVLVLDVEKDADHNRTVLTFIAPLETAADAMFAVTKKAAGLIDLNHHKGEHPRMGATDVAPFIPIMDSTLEECVKLAEIAGERIGRELNIPVYLYDRAARNENRRDLAKVRKGQFEGLREEIGKNPDRVPDFGPDKIHPTAGAMAVGARNQIVNFNVNLATTDMDFAKVLAKKIRTSGGGLPALRAKEIFLESKGQVQISTVLTDYRTTSIKRVMDEMAKDLAPKNIAVTGTELIGLTTQEAITDYAVETLNVKDFSKDTQVLETKLLKLLSSWQSGAGLFVDALANTDPTPGGGSAGAVSGAMGCALGQMALGITLRGKKLDEAKKPALNALREKLGEYKAALQNCVSEDSASFDVFMAAMKLPKDDPARKAKMQAALKYAAEVPLKTARLASEALAGLEVCSGAVSPQVVSDYRSARYLLEAAIRCVAENVFINTEGLEDKSYGEKLVREVKGYITAANREEANSK
- a CDS encoding electron transfer flavoprotein subunit beta/FixA family protein, which translates into the protein MHIAVFIKQVPDTTEVKINPETGTLIRAGVPSIINPYDHFALQSALELKKKHNFRVTVISMGPPQAKSVVQLALALGADEGILLSDRAFAGSDTWATSYALSRAAKKAGKLDLILCGMQAIDGDTAQVGPGVAQQLGIAQVTFCEHIDLDGKKFIVKKLIDSGYEMVEVKPPALFTMIMPNDYAPKYPSFREIHAAQAKPYQVWSAEDIGAEERYLGLKGSPTQVNKIYPPPLKGKAQMTHGSAHQAVEKLLEIMKEKRFISE
- a CDS encoding acyl-CoA dehydrogenase family protein, which encodes MPSMDTISRNLMLDSLRDYAKRRLPYDFIRQHDADNEFPAEILKEMTDPAILGVHLLMIPVKYGGVSGGTYDIYRFCEALAHIDLGIATSVFATFLGTDPLNVGGTEEQKEKWLKKIAEERLLVAYAATEPDAGSDLVNLKTRAEHVVKNGKLAGYHLTGAKQWISNGGVADLYTVLALAPGGPCWFIVERNMEGFSPNKHEDKHGIRLSNTAGLSLDNVYVPIENLIGLEEGKGLLQAQAVFGYTRLMVAAFGLGAGLEAIEIAARYSQQRIQAGGPLSDKQGYTHKFLVPNIVRLEAARAYIEETANRLDSGEHGLQTEGAVAKYFATESGNKAAEDAIQALGGYGYTRDFPVEKIKRDVKITCIYEGTSEVLEMTIYRGRWQEHLKTRGRYYLDLADKMDALHADNASVGADACALSLRSLAALLEECRLHKLTRHQHVTFKLGRLIAMAESAYVFSGAAAKEQYTESVRFDVQGWQAMARIFAREAALTITTEGAALVLGSVEGVSNLSVDFAGAAAVQKGLTADMDLVAAKLKQTFKAR